A genomic region of Streptosporangium lutulentum contains the following coding sequences:
- a CDS encoding NAD(P)-dependent oxidoreductase: MTETTRPAHRVSVIGTGAIGGAVARRLLAAGHEVTVWNRTASRSAGLVEAGALPAGSPGEAASSATLILLTLTDYAAVLRCLAEPDADLSGRTIVVMCTGTAGDARQAARRVAALGADYLDAGVQASPETIGTDAATILYSGSRPAFERHLTTLGALSRPHFVGDTPEAAAIWDLALFGVWYDAQLGLLRALDTVREAGIDLTEFSHTAAVQLGHVVTAVPATVSELLRADYPAGPADLTGHLTVVRHLIGLRSDRRLGDGGLPAAAARIEELIADRRGGEGLTATIG; the protein is encoded by the coding sequence ATGACGGAAACCACAAGACCGGCGCACCGGGTGTCGGTGATCGGCACAGGGGCCATCGGCGGTGCGGTGGCCCGCCGGCTGCTCGCCGCCGGACACGAGGTGACGGTGTGGAACCGCACCGCGAGCCGTTCGGCCGGGTTGGTGGAGGCGGGCGCGCTGCCGGCGGGATCCCCCGGGGAGGCGGCGTCCTCCGCCACCCTGATCCTCCTCACCCTCACCGACTACGCGGCGGTGCTGCGGTGCCTCGCCGAGCCGGACGCGGACCTGTCCGGGCGAACGATCGTCGTGATGTGCACCGGAACCGCAGGCGACGCGCGGCAGGCCGCCCGGCGGGTCGCGGCCCTGGGGGCGGATTACCTCGACGCGGGCGTCCAGGCCTCACCTGAGACGATCGGCACCGACGCGGCGACCATCCTGTACAGCGGCTCGCGGCCCGCGTTCGAGCGGCATCTCACGACTCTCGGGGCGCTGAGCAGGCCACACTTCGTCGGAGACACACCGGAGGCGGCCGCGATCTGGGATCTCGCCCTCTTCGGCGTCTGGTACGACGCCCAGCTCGGCCTGCTGCGAGCCCTCGACACGGTACGGGAGGCCGGCATCGACCTCACCGAGTTCTCCCACACGGCGGCCGTTCAACTCGGTCACGTGGTCACGGCGGTTCCCGCCACCGTCTCCGAACTGCTGCGGGCCGACTACCCCGCGGGCCCCGCCGACCTCACCGGGCACCTCACGGTCGTACGCCACCTCATCGGGCTTCGGTCCGACCGGCGTCTGGGCGACGGCGGGCTGCCGGCCGCGGCGGCCAGGATCGAAGAGCTCATCGCGGACCGTCGCGGAGGTGAGGGGTTGACCGCGACGATCGGGTAG
- a CDS encoding RidA family protein, whose translation MNAHPQPEIITHDPATGVYATTDDYVHAVEVRNAQRLLFVSGTMGLDASGAAGATLDEQLSLIWSNLRAILASADMTVDNIVRLTGYLRDVSYAEANAAARVAALGGRTIPTTAIVVQTLASDWLVELEIIAAG comes from the coding sequence ATGAACGCGCATCCGCAGCCGGAAATCATCACGCACGACCCCGCGACCGGGGTGTACGCCACCACCGATGACTACGTACACGCGGTGGAGGTACGAAACGCGCAGCGACTGCTGTTCGTCTCCGGGACCATGGGCCTGGACGCGTCGGGGGCGGCCGGGGCCACGCTCGACGAACAGCTCTCCCTCATCTGGTCCAACCTGCGGGCGATCCTGGCGTCGGCGGACATGACCGTCGACAACATCGTCCGCCTCACCGGTTATCTACGTGACGTGTCGTACGCGGAGGCGAACGCCGCGGCCAGGGTGGCGGCGCTCGGCGGCCGTACGATCCCCACCACCGCGATCGTCGTGCAGACGCTCGCCAGTGACTGGCTCGTGGAGTTGGAGATCATCGCCGCGGGATGA
- a CDS encoding N-acetylglucosamine kinase, whose translation MRTVLAVDGGNSKTDVALVGEDGSVLAEGRGAAFEPQSVGVGVAVDVIGEVVRRLGPDPTPPFADHVAAYLAGADLPVEEEAIHDEISAREYGRNVVVGNDTFALLRAGASGPAGVAVVCGAGINAVGVSPTGEVARYPALGRLTGDWGGGMGLGEETLWHAVRAEDGRGPATALDRAVREHFGTRTVEDVALGVHFGDLPAFRLHELVPALMAVAATGDAVARSILVRMADEVTVMAVVALRRLNLLDTPMEVVLGGGVLTARDPLLSELIERRFAEQAPQAKLIVADAPPIMGAALLGLDALGATEEAKARLRAYFHTPT comes from the coding sequence GTGAGGACCGTGCTGGCCGTCGACGGCGGCAACAGCAAGACAGACGTCGCCCTGGTCGGCGAGGACGGCTCCGTCCTCGCCGAGGGCCGCGGCGCCGCCTTCGAACCGCAGAGCGTGGGGGTGGGCGTCGCGGTCGACGTGATCGGCGAGGTCGTGCGACGGCTCGGCCCGGACCCGACGCCCCCGTTCGCCGACCACGTGGCCGCCTACCTGGCGGGCGCCGACCTGCCGGTCGAGGAGGAGGCCATCCACGACGAGATCTCCGCCCGGGAGTACGGCAGGAACGTGGTGGTCGGCAACGACACCTTCGCGCTGCTGCGCGCCGGGGCCTCCGGGCCCGCGGGTGTGGCCGTCGTGTGCGGCGCGGGCATCAACGCCGTCGGGGTCTCCCCCACCGGCGAGGTGGCCAGATACCCGGCCCTGGGAAGGCTCACCGGCGACTGGGGCGGCGGCATGGGACTCGGTGAGGAGACCCTCTGGCACGCCGTACGGGCCGAGGACGGGCGGGGTCCGGCCACCGCACTGGACCGCGCCGTCCGCGAGCACTTCGGCACCCGCACCGTCGAGGACGTCGCCCTGGGCGTTCACTTCGGCGACCTGCCCGCCTTCAGGCTGCACGAGCTGGTGCCGGCGCTGATGGCCGTCGCCGCGACCGGCGACGCGGTGGCCCGCTCGATCCTGGTACGGATGGCCGACGAGGTCACCGTGATGGCGGTGGTCGCGCTGCGCCGTCTGAACCTGCTCGACACCCCGATGGAGGTGGTCCTGGGCGGCGGCGTGCTGACCGCCCGCGACCCGCTGCTGAGCGAGCTGATCGAGCGGCGCTTCGCCGAACAGGCCCCCCAGGCCAAGCTGATCGTCGCCGACGCCCCGCCCATCATGGGCGCCGCGCTGCTCGGCTTGGACGCCCTCGGCGCCACCGAGGAGGCCAAGGCCCGCCTGCGCGCCTACTTCCACACCCCGACGTGA
- a CDS encoding 6-phospho-beta-glucosidase: MKIAVVGGGSTYTPELIDGFARLRDELPLTEIALVDPDVHRLDLVSGMASRMLAHAGHPATVLATTSVEEGVAGAQAVMLQLRIGGQAARDVDETLPLECGCVGQETTGAGGLAKALRTVPVVLDIAEKIRTHAPDAWIIDFTNPVGIVTRALLEAGHWAIGLCNVAIGFQRRFAANLGVAPDRISLGHVGLNHLTWERSVLLDGVDVLPRLLDGHAEEIARNIGLTAGLVRRLGVVPSYYLRYFYEHDLVVEEQRSKPSRAAEVAAMETTLLEMYADPSVNTKPELLGKRGGAFYSEAAVALIASLLGDRGDTQVVNLRNDGTLPFLADEAVIEVPATITATGATALPVEEVQPLFAGLIAHVTAYETLALEAALHGGGERVADALLAHPLIGQASLSDDLARRLIDANRRFLPWANG, translated from the coding sequence GTGAAAATCGCCGTTGTCGGGGGCGGCTCGACATACACGCCGGAGCTGATCGACGGATTCGCACGGTTGCGCGACGAGCTTCCCCTCACCGAGATCGCACTGGTCGATCCGGACGTCCACCGGCTGGATCTGGTCTCGGGGATGGCCAGCCGGATGCTGGCCCACGCCGGGCACCCGGCCACGGTCCTCGCGACCACCTCCGTCGAGGAGGGCGTCGCCGGGGCGCAGGCGGTCATGCTGCAGTTGCGCATCGGCGGCCAGGCGGCGCGCGACGTGGACGAGACGCTGCCCCTGGAGTGCGGCTGCGTCGGCCAGGAGACGACCGGCGCGGGCGGGCTGGCCAAGGCGCTGCGCACGGTCCCGGTGGTGCTGGACATCGCCGAGAAGATCCGCACGCACGCGCCCGACGCCTGGATCATCGACTTCACCAACCCGGTGGGCATCGTCACCCGGGCGCTGCTGGAGGCGGGCCACTGGGCCATCGGCCTGTGCAACGTGGCCATCGGCTTCCAGCGCCGCTTCGCCGCGAACCTGGGCGTCGCCCCCGACCGGATCTCCCTGGGTCACGTCGGCCTGAACCACCTGACCTGGGAGCGCTCCGTGCTCCTGGACGGGGTGGACGTGCTCCCGCGGCTGCTGGACGGCCACGCCGAGGAGATCGCCCGGAACATCGGCCTGACCGCCGGACTGGTCCGCCGCCTCGGTGTGGTCCCCTCCTACTACCTGCGCTACTTCTACGAGCACGACCTCGTGGTGGAGGAGCAGAGGAGCAAGCCGTCCCGCGCCGCCGAGGTCGCGGCCATGGAGACCACGCTGCTCGAGATGTACGCCGACCCGTCGGTGAACACCAAGCCCGAACTGCTGGGCAAGCGCGGCGGGGCCTTCTACTCCGAGGCCGCGGTGGCGCTGATCGCCTCGCTGCTCGGCGACCGCGGCGACACCCAGGTGGTCAACCTGCGCAACGACGGCACCCTGCCGTTCCTGGCCGACGAGGCGGTCATCGAGGTTCCCGCCACGATCACCGCCACGGGCGCGACGGCGCTGCCCGTGGAGGAGGTCCAGCCGCTCTTCGCCGGTCTCATCGCCCACGTCACCGCCTACGAGACGCTCGCCCTGGAGGCCGCGCTGCACGGCGGCGGGGAGCGCGTCGCGGACGCGCTGCTGGCCCACCCGCTGATCGGCCAGGCCTCGCTGTCGGACGACCTGGCCCGGCGGCTCATCGACGCCAACCGCCGGTTCCTGCCCTGGGCGAACGGGTGA
- a CDS encoding HAD family hydrolase: MARTHIFLDFFGTLVDYSASRTEQGYESSHELLRRLGASLTYQEFLDAWSRALAEFDRMSDRDDREFSMAEAGTVFLAESLARRPAPAEVEEFVSRYIREWNTGVRYLPGLADLIEELSAEYRLAVVTNTHQPTLVPDHLETMGVLSSFDAVITSVEVGWRKPHPKIYAAALDALGVQASSAVFVGDTHVPDYEGPERAGMTAFLIDPHHRVAVPETRRLASVFDLPRRLREL, encoded by the coding sequence ATGGCCCGGACCCACATCTTCCTTGACTTCTTCGGCACCCTCGTCGACTACTCCGCCAGCCGTACCGAACAAGGCTATGAGTCGTCCCATGAGCTGCTGCGGCGGCTCGGCGCGTCCCTGACCTACCAAGAGTTCCTCGACGCCTGGTCGCGTGCCTTGGCCGAGTTCGACCGCATGAGCGATCGAGACGACCGTGAGTTCTCGATGGCCGAGGCCGGTACGGTGTTCCTCGCCGAATCCCTGGCCCGCAGGCCGGCCCCGGCCGAGGTCGAGGAGTTCGTCTCTCGGTACATCCGCGAGTGGAACACCGGCGTCCGGTATCTCCCGGGGCTCGCGGACCTGATCGAGGAGTTGTCGGCGGAGTATCGCCTCGCGGTGGTGACCAACACCCACCAGCCGACGCTCGTTCCCGATCACCTGGAGACGATGGGGGTGCTGTCGTCGTTCGACGCCGTCATCACCTCGGTCGAGGTCGGATGGCGGAAGCCCCATCCCAAGATCTACGCTGCCGCACTCGACGCGCTGGGCGTTCAGGCGTCGTCGGCCGTCTTCGTGGGCGATACCCACGTCCCCGACTACGAGGGGCCGGAACGCGCGGGCATGACGGCGTTCCTCATCGATCCGCACCACCGCGTCGCGGTTCCGGAAACCCGTCGGCTCGCGTCGGTGTTCGACCTTCCGCGTCGGCTGCGGGAACTGTAG